A portion of the Paenibacillus marchantiae genome contains these proteins:
- a CDS encoding alpha/beta hydrolase family protein produces the protein MSDIESYLQKQTRPRGRSAYQTGQSLEQWRSQLRARIIDRLGGFPSVVSELNPVLLERTSCDGYIRERVEITTYAGLRMPIYMLIPNLVSVTKESRPAIIACHGHGYGSREISGLEPDGSPRRGVPGLHKDFAVALVQRGYVVAAPELLGFGDRRLEEDRDAPPGASSCTKIAAHLLMTGQTLAGHRIYETMRVMDYVTTRPEADPVRIGSMGISGGGLVTAFTAALDERCRAAVVSGYASTFQGSILDRNHCLDNYIPGILREAELPDIIGLIAPRPLFIEAGSEDQVFPLPTAKEAYARLTEIYEQAGAQKWLDADFFTGGHEISGAKAYDWLDNVL, from the coding sequence ATGTCGGATATTGAATCTTATCTGCAAAAACAAACACGCCCGCGTGGACGCTCTGCGTACCAGACGGGTCAATCTCTTGAGCAATGGCGCAGCCAGTTGCGAGCACGGATTATAGATCGGCTGGGCGGCTTCCCATCCGTGGTGTCGGAGCTGAATCCCGTATTGCTCGAACGCACCTCATGTGATGGCTACATTCGTGAGCGGGTTGAGATTACGACCTACGCAGGATTGCGCATGCCTATCTATATGCTGATACCGAATTTAGTAAGCGTTACCAAAGAATCACGCCCAGCCATTATAGCCTGCCATGGACACGGGTATGGTAGCCGGGAGATCTCCGGCTTGGAACCCGACGGTTCACCGCGTAGAGGAGTGCCTGGCTTGCATAAAGACTTCGCCGTCGCCCTTGTACAGCGTGGATATGTGGTTGCCGCTCCTGAATTGCTTGGATTTGGTGACCGAAGGCTGGAGGAGGATCGGGATGCACCACCCGGCGCTAGCTCTTGTACCAAAATTGCCGCCCATCTGCTCATGACTGGGCAGACCCTGGCCGGGCACCGAATCTATGAAACGATGCGTGTGATGGATTACGTAACCACCCGCCCTGAAGCTGATCCAGTGCGGATCGGCAGCATGGGCATCTCGGGTGGTGGACTCGTGACAGCATTCACTGCTGCGTTGGATGAACGGTGCCGTGCGGCTGTGGTGAGCGGTTACGCTAGTACTTTCCAGGGCAGCATATTGGACAGAAATCATTGCCTCGACAATTATATTCCAGGAATTCTGCGGGAAGCAGAGCTGCCGGATATCATAGGTCTGATCGCACCCAGGCCGCTATTTATTGAAGCTGGAAGTGAAGATCAGGTATTTCCGCTGCCAACAGCAAAAGAAGCCTATGCACGTTTGACAGAGATCTATGAACAGGCGGGAGCACAGAAATGGCTCGATGCAGACTTTTTTACAGGAGGCCATGAGATCAGCGGAGCGAAAGCCTATGACTGGCTTGATAACGTTCTGTAA
- a CDS encoding alpha/beta hydrolase family protein, with protein sequence MTYSSDALRVKGYLCLPDGCFLPAFSPLENTDSSSAFQGFTVSQESMQMQQLASRYPPVEQHTMDGIDARWPVLIYCRGGLGNYGGVNTAWLEQFVHKGYIVFAPSYRGNEGGEGRDEYGGRDVEDVHAAYRLVQEWPFADTKRISMMGFSRGAINAVHTATTYNEGPQQVHKLVLWSGVADVERTYHERTDLRRTLKRVLGGSPRSVPEAYLARSPLSKAHKLHCPVLIMHGTSDTQVNYSHGTRMYHWLKRRGANVTFHAYGGQDHRFQERMHEAAVNNMFDWLAAP encoded by the coding sequence GTGACGTATTCGTCCGATGCGCTTCGGGTAAAAGGCTATTTATGCCTGCCTGACGGCTGCTTCTTACCCGCCTTCTCGCCGTTAGAAAACACCGATAGTAGCTCTGCCTTCCAAGGCTTCACCGTATCGCAAGAATCCATGCAGATGCAACAGCTCGCAAGCCGCTACCCTCCTGTAGAACAACACACCATGGACGGTATTGATGCACGTTGGCCGGTTCTGATCTATTGCCGCGGTGGGTTGGGCAACTATGGTGGGGTAAATACCGCTTGGCTGGAGCAATTTGTCCATAAAGGTTATATCGTGTTCGCTCCATCATATCGTGGTAACGAAGGTGGCGAAGGACGTGACGAGTATGGCGGACGAGATGTCGAAGATGTACACGCCGCTTACCGACTTGTGCAAGAGTGGCCCTTTGCCGATACGAAGCGAATTTCAATGATGGGATTTTCGCGTGGAGCCATTAATGCCGTACATACAGCAACAACCTACAATGAAGGACCTCAGCAGGTACATAAACTGGTGCTTTGGAGCGGTGTCGCCGATGTGGAACGTACCTATCATGAACGAACCGACTTGAGACGTACTTTGAAAAGGGTGCTTGGCGGTTCGCCACGTTCAGTTCCGGAAGCTTATCTCGCCCGTTCTCCCTTGTCGAAGGCACACAAACTCCATTGTCCTGTGCTGATCATGCATGGCACGTCTGATACGCAGGTGAATTACAGTCATGGAACCCGGATGTATCATTGGCTGAAACGTAGAGGTGCCAACGTTACATTTCATGCTTATGGGGGACAGGATCATCGTTTTCAGGAGAGGATGCATGAGGCGGCAGTGAACAATATGTTTGACTGGCTTGCAGCACCTTAG
- the mnhG gene encoding monovalent cation/H(+) antiporter subunit G, translated as MKEIVDGTAGIVIGLIVLLGALLSAFSAFGLIRLPDVYLRAHAATKSTTLGVLCVLSGTFLFFWYFDNYISARVLLGIVFVFITAPVAGHLNGRAAYRTDVPLWEQSVQDELEPLLKGKKVNHEAKDMME; from the coding sequence ATGAAGGAGATCGTTGATGGAACCGCCGGAATTGTCATTGGGCTCATTGTCTTGCTGGGAGCATTACTGAGCGCATTTAGTGCATTCGGACTGATCCGACTGCCAGATGTCTATTTACGGGCACATGCCGCCACCAAAAGTACTACACTCGGTGTACTTTGTGTACTGAGCGGAACGTTTCTCTTCTTCTGGTATTTCGATAACTATATCAGTGCTCGGGTATTGCTTGGCATTGTGTTTGTATTTATCACAGCACCGGTAGCCGGACATCTGAACGGACGGGCTGCCTATCGCACAGACGTACCTCTATGGGAACAGAGTGTACAGGATGAACTTGAGCCACTTTTGAAAGGTAAAAAGGTCAACCACGAGGCCAAGGATATGATGGAATAG
- a CDS encoding rhamnogalacturonan acetylesterase, with amino-acid sequence MKWSKSVRYLLCLTLFTSLIGGALAANGGQIAQAAANEYKFDFGAGAVENGYTGVSATEAYNSAKGYGFNTPANMRNVSASGTGVASDAVQFVTFGTKSTNTFNVDLSNGLYEVKVVLGNTARSSVAAEGVYQIINMTGNGATDQFQIPVTDGQLNLLVTEGKEGTAFTLSALEIRKISNQTVTNRTIYIGGDSTVCNYYPLSSSVQGGWGQLFPSYVNTSTFQVRNMASSGQFARGFRDDGQMEAILKYIKPGDYFILQLGINDTNAKNNTTEAEFKEIMRDMVRQVKNKGATVILSTPQGRATDFNSANVHTAENRWYNVSTRALAQEEGVTLVELNKLSSAYFTSIGPAATLALYMTGDTLHPNRDGAAQLARIVAADLRRQGLNGF; translated from the coding sequence ATGAAATGGTCAAAATCCGTGCGGTATTTGCTCTGTCTTACCCTGTTTACTAGTCTGATTGGAGGTGCTCTGGCAGCTAATGGCGGACAGATCGCCCAAGCTGCGGCGAATGAGTACAAATTTGATTTTGGTGCTGGTGCAGTTGAGAATGGTTACACTGGTGTATCAGCAACGGAGGCCTACAATTCAGCAAAAGGTTATGGATTCAATACACCTGCTAATATGCGTAATGTATCTGCATCTGGAACGGGCGTTGCAAGTGATGCCGTTCAGTTTGTCACCTTTGGCACGAAGAGTACGAATACGTTTAATGTGGATCTGTCCAATGGTCTCTATGAGGTCAAAGTGGTCCTGGGTAATACTGCAAGATCGAGTGTGGCGGCAGAAGGTGTATACCAGATCATTAATATGACGGGGAATGGGGCGACCGATCAATTTCAAATTCCGGTGACGGATGGACAGTTAAATCTACTGGTAACAGAAGGGAAGGAAGGCACGGCATTTACACTCAGCGCACTTGAAATCCGGAAAATATCGAATCAGACGGTGACGAACCGTACGATCTATATTGGTGGCGATTCGACGGTCTGCAATTACTATCCACTCAGCAGCAGTGTACAGGGTGGCTGGGGGCAGCTTTTTCCTTCCTACGTGAATACCAGTACATTTCAAGTTCGCAATATGGCCTCTAGTGGTCAATTTGCAAGAGGTTTCCGCGATGATGGACAGATGGAAGCAATTTTGAAGTATATTAAGCCAGGAGACTACTTTATTTTGCAATTAGGGATTAACGATACCAATGCCAAGAACAATACAACCGAAGCAGAGTTCAAGGAGATCATGCGTGACATGGTCCGTCAGGTCAAAAATAAAGGAGCCACCGTCATTCTATCGACACCTCAGGGTCGGGCAACTGATTTCAATTCAGCCAATGTGCATACTGCGGAGAATCGCTGGTACAATGTATCTACACGTGCACTGGCTCAGGAAGAGGGCGTGACGCTTGTAGAACTGAACAAACTCAGTTCGGCTTATTTCACTTCCATTGGACCGGCTGCAACACTGGCCTTGTATATGACAGGAGACACGCTGCATCCGAATCGTGATGGTGCTGCTCAGCTTGCACGAATCGTTGCTGCTGATCTGAGAAGACAGGGACTGAATGGATTTTGA
- a CDS encoding type III polyketide synthase, with protein sequence MNQLDGTVAASIIGIGTALPIHRIEQKDVSARLAQALEHEPDSRRWAKRIFNQCGVETRYSCEPNLLEPVESCRYLPFTQAENVPTTAERMAKYKEAAVPLGIQAARQALEDAIVSTSEITHLITVSCTGQFLPGLDVRLIQQLELSPRINRIPLVFQGCAAGLKAVQLANSIVTSEKDATVLIVCVELCTLHFQPSAKRDDLFAASFFGDGASACVVGLSGTGRKELFRLGSGHSVLLPDCSEEMIWEVGNTGFDLYLSPQIPKLLGLHLGPEVERLLNGSDLPEIWAIHPGGRGIVDAVQKLYQLSDEQVAYSRNILRDYGNLSSVTILFVLQAIRDDYRKNEEASSGIALAFGPGLTAELLPFTYVPASVEERETVNQGAI encoded by the coding sequence ATGAACCAACTTGATGGAACCGTAGCCGCAAGTATCATAGGAATTGGAACGGCATTGCCTATTCACCGCATTGAGCAAAAGGATGTGTCTGCTCGGCTCGCACAAGCGCTGGAGCATGAACCGGATTCCAGACGATGGGCCAAGCGAATATTCAACCAGTGCGGTGTCGAGACGCGTTATTCATGTGAGCCGAACCTGCTGGAGCCAGTAGAGTCTTGCCGTTATCTGCCCTTTACCCAGGCGGAGAACGTTCCGACCACAGCCGAACGTATGGCCAAATATAAGGAAGCAGCCGTTCCGCTTGGAATCCAGGCAGCGCGTCAGGCACTCGAGGATGCCATCGTTTCGACTTCAGAGATTACACATCTCATTACCGTCAGTTGCACAGGGCAATTCCTGCCCGGTCTCGATGTTCGGCTGATTCAGCAGCTTGAACTATCGCCGCGTATTAACCGGATTCCGCTTGTGTTCCAGGGATGCGCCGCTGGTCTGAAAGCTGTACAGTTGGCAAATTCAATTGTGACGAGTGAGAAAGACGCTACAGTTCTTATCGTATGTGTGGAGCTGTGCACCCTTCATTTTCAGCCTTCCGCTAAGCGGGATGACCTGTTCGCAGCGTCCTTCTTCGGTGATGGCGCATCTGCCTGTGTTGTGGGCCTGTCCGGAACAGGACGCAAAGAACTGTTCAGATTGGGTAGCGGGCATTCCGTGTTGCTGCCAGACTGTTCGGAAGAGATGATCTGGGAAGTGGGCAATACCGGCTTCGATCTGTATCTCTCGCCACAGATTCCGAAGCTGCTGGGTTTACATCTTGGTCCAGAGGTTGAACGATTACTGAACGGCAGCGATCTACCAGAAATCTGGGCGATCCACCCCGGAGGCAGAGGTATTGTGGATGCGGTGCAGAAGCTGTACCAGCTGTCAGATGAACAGGTCGCTTACAGCCGAAACATTTTACGGGATTATGGAAATCTATCCTCTGTGACGATTTTGTTTGTTTTACAAGCCATCCGGGATGATTATCGTAAAAATGAAGAAGCTTCCAGCGGAATAGCACTTGCATTTGGACCGGGTTTAACAGCCGAATTGCTTCCTTTTACTTATGTTCCTGCATCCGTTGAAGAAAGAGAAACAGTGAATCAAGGCGCAATTTAA
- a CDS encoding multidrug effflux MFS transporter, translating into MKSTPASLSTNSTSRIRMALILGTLSAFGPLSLDMYLPALPTLADEFQSSTSYAQLSLTACMVGLAAGQLLAGPLSDVRGRRAPLIAGLILYTIASILCLVSPTMGSFVVLRFIQGAAGAAGIVISRAVVRDVYSGPELTRFFSLLMLINGVAPIAAPIIGGQLLAYTSWRGVFILLSIIGILTLVAVVVGLGETLPAERRSSGGLKQTLITFRKIAGDRLFMGYALTQGFVSAGMFAYISGSPFVLQKIYGISPQMFSICFAINGLGIILASQIAGRLAGKVSETRLLIAGLITAALGGTSLLIAILAGGNLISVLIPLFLVVSSVGLVNTASFSLAMANQEKSAGSASALIGVMTFLFGGIVAPLVGLGGEGTAVPMGIVIACADLGALLIYVVMVGKNGKRQGEKRLA; encoded by the coding sequence ATGAAAAGTACACCAGCTTCATTAAGCACCAATTCTACATCCCGTATACGTATGGCATTGATTCTGGGGACACTGTCGGCCTTTGGGCCGCTGTCCCTGGATATGTATTTGCCAGCACTGCCTACACTGGCCGATGAATTCCAGTCATCCACTTCTTATGCCCAGCTCAGTCTAACGGCATGTATGGTCGGACTGGCCGCAGGGCAGCTGCTGGCTGGACCTCTAAGTGATGTACGTGGTCGTCGTGCGCCGCTTATTGCAGGTCTTATTCTCTATACGATCGCCTCCATACTCTGTCTGGTCAGCCCAACGATGGGCTCTTTTGTTGTGCTGCGTTTCATTCAGGGTGCAGCGGGAGCTGCGGGAATTGTCATCTCGCGTGCAGTGGTGAGGGATGTGTATTCCGGGCCGGAGCTAACACGTTTCTTCTCACTCTTAATGCTGATTAATGGGGTCGCACCCATTGCTGCACCAATTATCGGCGGGCAATTGCTTGCGTATACGTCGTGGCGTGGCGTATTTATTTTGCTGAGTATCATCGGGATTTTGACTTTAGTTGCTGTCGTGGTTGGTCTTGGAGAGACACTGCCTGCAGAGCGACGATCTAGCGGAGGACTGAAGCAGACGCTGATTACATTCCGCAAAATTGCAGGGGATCGCCTGTTCATGGGATATGCTTTAACCCAAGGGTTTGTATCTGCTGGTATGTTTGCCTACATATCGGGTTCGCCGTTCGTGCTTCAAAAAATATATGGCATTTCCCCGCAAATGTTCAGTATCTGCTTCGCCATTAACGGTCTGGGCATCATATTGGCAAGTCAGATTGCCGGAAGACTTGCAGGTAAAGTATCAGAAACTCGTCTGTTGATCGCAGGACTGATAACTGCTGCTCTGGGAGGAACATCGCTGCTCATCGCCATTCTAGCAGGAGGTAATCTGATTTCGGTCCTGATCCCGTTATTTCTCGTGGTATCCAGTGTGGGGCTGGTTAATACGGCTTCCTTCTCACTGGCGATGGCTAATCAAGAGAAATCAGCAGGCAGTGCATCAGCACTTATTGGGGTTATGACGTTCCTATTTGGTGGTATTGTCGCTCCGCTTGTAGGTCTTGGAGGAGAAGGCACAGCTGTGCCAATGGGCATTGTAATCGCTTGTGCGGATCTTGGTGCATTGCTGATTTACGTTGTTATGGTAGGCAAGAACGGTAAACGTCAGGGTGAAAAACGCCTGGCGTGA
- a CDS encoding MMPL family transporter: protein MGYRSLAVLISRYPRFIILCWVFVIGMSAIWAWKLPGIVQDHGLNLNQGDAHAVELILEKEFHVPADPVILLFEKKTGTTPVEFRGWIKDRLQQVSTLSSVTSIISPLESRGRRMLRGDVAYALLAFNVPLHKMGPPLEQLRSVLTTDGTGTIQITGKSVVQQDVNRLSFRDLERAEIVGLPLAFVILCFAFRGLYAALIAVIMGVSGVITAMGVTSLMGYHLALSNFVINVIPMVGMALSIDFALIILSRYREELQRGQNSEETGSRAEEVLQRMLRTAGRAVFFSAACVLLGLLGLLWIRLPMFLSVSLGAIVVLVISVLLNITLLPAILSLYSVRIFRQHSGHSISSKQGQHQQSLPSRSIWSFWSGIIMKRPVRMALLGTGALLLFVLPVARLEIAIPDASSLPGRMESRQATEQIQSIFGQKNVSAVEIVIGGTGEPLTTFHWRMALSKMQELQQDSNVVAVESAWGIMLPDKLSGQSQSYIQSQMNILSSSLREALKETTSQPPAWLRSYVSDYSIRIVATIHGAPGSDEAASWLEQMRAKDSANSIPFIPLRYGGEAVMQHEIMQEVSGQLPKVLVFVVVSNYLVLLAAFRSLLIPIKAILMNLLSLAASFGVLVLVFNQGHFGMEPSAIAIMIPVFIAGLVFGISMDYGVFMLTRIQEVYRRTGDSDLAVQQGLASTGRLITSAAAILLAVTVPFAFADVAGVKQLGIGITAAVFIDVTIIRLVLVPALMKLMGRWNWWLPGHRE from the coding sequence ATGGGTTATCGCAGCCTTGCTGTCCTCATTAGCCGATATCCGCGGTTCATCATTCTCTGCTGGGTGTTTGTCATCGGGATGTCAGCCATCTGGGCATGGAAATTGCCTGGCATTGTTCAGGATCATGGATTGAACTTGAACCAGGGAGATGCTCATGCTGTAGAGCTTATTCTGGAGAAAGAGTTCCATGTTCCTGCTGATCCGGTTATTCTTCTATTTGAAAAAAAGACAGGCACTACCCCCGTCGAATTCCGGGGCTGGATTAAAGATCGTCTGCAACAGGTGAGTACACTGTCAAGTGTAACGTCCATAATCTCTCCGCTTGAATCACGTGGAAGGCGGATGCTGCGGGGGGATGTGGCCTATGCTTTGCTGGCGTTTAATGTACCGCTTCACAAGATGGGTCCGCCGCTTGAACAGCTGCGTTCCGTGCTTACAACAGACGGTACGGGAACGATCCAAATAACAGGGAAATCCGTTGTACAGCAGGATGTAAATCGGCTCAGTTTTCGCGATTTGGAACGGGCAGAGATTGTGGGATTGCCGCTTGCCTTCGTCATTTTGTGTTTTGCATTCAGAGGTCTTTATGCAGCGCTAATTGCAGTCATTATGGGAGTGTCCGGCGTCATAACGGCAATGGGAGTTACATCCCTAATGGGTTACCATCTGGCGCTCTCCAACTTTGTGATCAATGTTATTCCGATGGTGGGAATGGCGCTCAGCATAGACTTTGCTCTGATAATTCTCAGCAGATACCGTGAGGAACTCCAGCGAGGTCAGAATAGCGAAGAAACAGGTTCGAGGGCCGAGGAAGTTCTCCAGAGAATGCTGCGAACAGCAGGCAGAGCCGTATTCTTTTCTGCTGCTTGTGTGCTGTTAGGGCTGCTCGGTCTGCTCTGGATTAGACTGCCGATGTTTCTGAGTGTATCCCTGGGAGCCATTGTCGTGCTCGTCATATCGGTCCTGCTGAATATAACACTGCTGCCAGCCATTCTATCCCTTTATTCTGTGCGAATCTTTAGACAACATTCCGGGCATTCCATCTCTTCAAAGCAGGGCCAGCATCAACAATCATTGCCTTCACGTTCGATCTGGTCATTCTGGTCAGGCATCATTATGAAACGGCCGGTTCGGATGGCCTTGCTTGGAACGGGTGCGCTGCTTCTCTTTGTTCTACCGGTTGCCCGGTTAGAGATCGCCATTCCGGATGCTTCTTCCTTGCCTGGCAGAATGGAGTCTCGTCAAGCGACTGAGCAGATCCAGAGTATTTTTGGACAAAAGAATGTATCTGCTGTAGAGATTGTAATTGGTGGAACGGGAGAGCCGTTGACCACATTTCATTGGCGAATGGCGTTGAGTAAAATGCAAGAGCTTCAGCAGGATTCGAATGTGGTGGCTGTTGAGTCCGCGTGGGGGATCATGCTGCCGGACAAGCTCTCAGGCCAATCTCAATCTTATATTCAATCTCAAATGAACATTTTATCATCATCTTTGCGTGAGGCACTGAAAGAAACCACATCTCAGCCGCCTGCATGGCTGCGTTCATATGTGTCCGACTACTCTATTCGTATTGTGGCTACCATTCACGGAGCACCGGGTTCCGATGAGGCTGCATCCTGGCTCGAACAGATGAGGGCCAAGGACAGCGCTAACTCCATTCCCTTCATACCTCTGCGTTATGGGGGAGAAGCAGTCATGCAACATGAAATCATGCAAGAAGTTTCAGGTCAACTGCCCAAAGTGCTGGTGTTTGTTGTGGTATCGAATTATCTCGTATTACTCGCAGCATTCCGGTCACTGCTCATTCCAATCAAAGCCATTCTGATGAATCTGCTCAGCTTGGCTGCTTCATTCGGCGTGCTCGTACTGGTCTTTAATCAGGGCCATTTTGGCATGGAGCCATCTGCCATTGCCATTATGATTCCCGTGTTCATTGCTGGGCTTGTCTTTGGTATTTCGATGGACTATGGCGTATTTATGCTGACCCGCATCCAGGAGGTATACAGACGAACAGGGGATAGTGATCTGGCCGTACAGCAAGGACTGGCTTCAACCGGACGTCTGATTACATCGGCGGCGGCGATTCTACTGGCAGTGACTGTGCCTTTTGCGTTTGCTGACGTGGCGGGTGTCAAACAGCTGGGAATCGGAATTACAGCGGCGGTGTTCATTGATGTAACCATTATCCGCCTGGTGCTGGTACCTGCACTTATGAAACTGATGGGCAGATGGAACTGGTGGCTACCAGGGCACAGGGAATAA
- a CDS encoding GTP pyrophosphokinase, protein MNAPHPIDQFKKFKYEITRFMMIYKFALDQMETKIEVLKEEFQSLHDYSPIEHTKSRLKSPESIMNKMFRKNHELTFESIKENIKDIAGVRITCSFISDIYRIKDMLCNQSDLRVLEVKDYIQNPKPNGYQSLHLLVEVPVYMSNGQERACVEIQIRTIAMDFWASLEHKIFYKYNKDVPERLTKELKSAADSANALDQQMERLHREIQEIKDAENERDEEELRRIIINNQQFTLPSNLLKLLGNGEQ, encoded by the coding sequence ATGAACGCTCCACATCCGATTGATCAATTCAAGAAATTTAAATATGAAATTACGAGATTTATGATGATTTATAAATTTGCTTTGGATCAAATGGAGACCAAAATCGAGGTGCTGAAGGAAGAATTTCAGTCCCTGCATGATTACAGCCCGATCGAACATACGAAATCCAGATTAAAGTCACCTGAGAGCATTATGAACAAGATGTTCCGCAAAAATCACGAGTTAACCTTTGAAAGCATCAAGGAAAATATTAAGGATATCGCGGGTGTGCGAATTACCTGCTCCTTTATCTCCGATATCTACCGGATCAAGGATATGCTGTGCAATCAAAGTGACCTGCGTGTGCTGGAAGTGAAAGATTATATCCAGAATCCGAAGCCAAACGGTTACCAGAGCCTTCATCTTCTGGTTGAAGTACCTGTTTACATGTCTAATGGACAGGAGCGGGCGTGTGTGGAAATCCAGATTCGTACGATTGCGATGGATTTCTGGGCGAGCCTGGAGCATAAAATCTTTTATAAATACAATAAGGATGTTCCCGAGCGTTTAACGAAAGAACTCAAAAGTGCAGCGGACTCTGCAAACGCACTGGATCAACAAATGGAGAGACTGCACCGGGAGATTCAGGAGATCAAGGACGCCGAGAATGAGCGGGATGAAGAAGAACTACGCCGTATTATCATTAACAATCAACAGTTCACGCTACCTTCCAACCTGCTCAAGCTGTTAGGAAACGGGGAACAATAA
- a CDS encoding flavin reductase family protein produces the protein MHTLDPRELSGRDNYKLMSGSVVPRPIAFVTTLSHDGSVINAAPFSFFNIVSSDPPILSISIGRKDGVMKDTARNVLSLQELVVHICDESIALDMNETAAMLEPHESELERTNLTTVPSTVVSVPAIQEALIRMECKLYQHIMISNDEGKPVSDLLLVRIVQYHFSENVYDPATKYILMDQLKPISRLAGNDYAKLGDRFTVVRPE, from the coding sequence ATGCATACTTTGGATCCGCGAGAATTGTCGGGGAGAGATAACTATAAACTGATGAGTGGTTCGGTAGTACCGCGCCCAATCGCATTTGTGACAACACTTTCTCATGATGGCAGCGTCATTAATGCAGCGCCCTTTAGTTTTTTTAATATAGTCAGCTCTGACCCGCCGATATTATCCATATCCATCGGTCGCAAGGATGGCGTTATGAAAGATACGGCTCGCAATGTGCTTTCCTTGCAAGAACTGGTAGTACATATCTGTGATGAATCGATTGCTCTTGACATGAACGAGACTGCTGCCATGCTGGAGCCCCACGAAAGTGAGCTGGAACGGACAAATCTAACGACTGTACCAAGTACGGTGGTCTCCGTACCAGCAATACAGGAAGCACTCATTCGGATGGAGTGTAAGTTGTATCAGCATATAATGATATCGAACGATGAGGGAAAACCTGTGAGTGATTTGCTTCTGGTTCGCATTGTACAATACCATTTCAGTGAGAACGTGTATGATCCTGCCACCAAATATATATTGATGGATCAGCTGAAACCGATTAGCAGACTGGCTGGAAATGACTATGCGAAACTTGGCGATAGATTTACGGTGGTAAGGCCGGAGTAG
- a CDS encoding iron-hydroxamate ABC transporter substrate-binding protein has protein sequence MFKKNKKMVMLLITVMVMSIWLAACGSKPADNGTAAGENNTATETETQTEAPTERTLTDAMGHEVKIPANPERIIASYLEDNLVTLGVKPVAQWSVANGIQEYLQKDLDGIPTIAFDLPFEAVTSFNPDLIIIGSESVVEGEKYAQYSKIAPTYVLGDEVNSDWRKALLKIGEILNKGDEAQKALDDYEVKATEIKEKINTVTGGTKSAAAIWLVSGKFFIVSDNVSSGEVMYKELGLAEPEVVKEISANATGNWSSISLEKLAEMDVDYLFFVNSDEGTGSEALKDPVWQSIPAVKNGNLFEFTRSSSWLYSGVQANLQIMEDIQNSIVK, from the coding sequence TTGTTTAAGAAAAATAAAAAAATGGTCATGCTTCTGATCACTGTAATGGTCATGTCCATCTGGCTGGCAGCTTGCGGATCGAAGCCAGCAGACAACGGTACAGCAGCAGGAGAGAACAATACAGCAACGGAGACAGAGACACAGACAGAAGCTCCGACAGAACGTACATTGACAGATGCAATGGGTCACGAAGTGAAAATCCCTGCAAATCCGGAGCGTATCATCGCTTCGTATCTGGAAGATAATCTGGTTACACTTGGCGTTAAGCCAGTTGCCCAATGGTCCGTAGCCAACGGAATCCAGGAGTATCTGCAAAAAGATCTGGACGGCATTCCAACGATTGCCTTCGATCTTCCTTTCGAAGCGGTAACAAGCTTCAACCCGGATCTGATTATCATCGGTTCCGAAAGTGTGGTTGAAGGCGAGAAATACGCACAATACAGCAAGATCGCGCCTACTTATGTACTTGGCGACGAGGTCAACAGCGACTGGCGCAAAGCGCTGCTGAAAATCGGCGAAATTCTGAATAAAGGCGATGAAGCACAAAAAGCGCTGGATGATTACGAAGTGAAAGCCACAGAAATCAAGGAAAAAATCAATACCGTTACAGGTGGAACGAAATCGGCAGCGGCCATTTGGTTGGTTAGCGGCAAATTCTTCATCGTAAGTGACAATGTATCCAGTGGTGAAGTGATGTACAAGGAACTGGGTCTTGCTGAGCCTGAAGTTGTGAAAGAAATCTCTGCTAATGCGACAGGTAACTGGTCTTCCATCTCGCTGGAAAAATTGGCAGAAATGGATGTAGACTATTTGTTCTTTGTGAATAGTGATGAAGGTACTGGTTCAGAAGCACTGAAAGATCCGGTATGGCAAAGCATCCCAGCAGTGAAAAATGGTAACTTATTCGAATTTACCCGTTCGAGCAGCTGGTTGTATAGTGGAGTCCAAGCGAACCTTCAAATTATGGAAGACATTCAGAACAGTATTGTAAAATAA